In Oncorhynchus kisutch isolate 150728-3 linkage group LG5, Okis_V2, whole genome shotgun sequence, a genomic segment contains:
- the LOC109891587 gene encoding probable G-protein coupled receptor 25: MEMYDNDKYFYSDENDTDMLYNYSYNQTNLGEHSNSSLPHSHIYLPLLYFFMFFTGFLGNLFVIMVMGSRGKRGGRLVDTFVVNLALADLVFVLTLPLWAVSSRQEGQWPFGNLLCKLSSYIISVNRFSNIFFLTCMSVDRYLAVVRLMDSRFLRSSQCVRFTCTMVWLLSLALGTPSLVYRSVRTPNGEPFCLEDKESSFFLGLSLTTVFLTFALPVFIILLCYSSLLARLRRHCVAAGNPRAEARRRHSLKMVFTIIVAFMVSWLPFNIFKTLLIGFRLSGADLSNETQSVLSQGLTLSCCLAFLNSCVNPAIYLLLDHHFRRQAERLFLSCVRKRGLHQGYASSTDFSYNGTSESCGTTASRTRLQSFDQKV, from the coding sequence ATGGAAATGTATGATAACGACAAGTACTTCTACAGCGATGAAAATGACACTGACATGCTGTACAATTACAGCTACAATCAAACCAACCTTGGGGAGCACTCCAACTCCAGTCTTCCCCATTCTCACATCTACCTGCCACTACTTTATTTCTTCATGTTTTTCACAGGCTTCCTGGGAAACCTCTTTGTGATCATGGTCATGGGCAGTAGGGGGAAGAGGGGTGGGCGTCTGGTGGATACATTTGTGGTTAACCTGGCGCTGGCGGACCTGGTGTTTGTCCTCACCCTCCCACTGTGGGCTGTCTCCTCCAGACAGGAGGGACAATGGCCTTTTGGGAACCTCCTCTGCAAACTCAGCAGCTACATCATCTCCGTCAACCGCTTCTCCAACATCTTTTTCCTGACCTGTATGAGCGTGGACCGTTACCTGGCCGTGGTGCGCCTCATGGACTCCCGCTTCCTCCGCAGCAGCCAGTGTGTGCGTTTCACCTGCACCATGGTCTGGCTGCTATCCCTGGCTCTGGGTACCCCCTCCCTGGTGTACCGTAGCGTACGTACCCCCAACGGTGAGCCCTTCTGCCTGGAGGACAAAGAGTCGTCCTTCTTCCTGGGTCTGAGCCTGACCACGGTTTTCCTGACCTTCGCCCTGCCAGTGTTCATCATCCTCCTCTGCTACAGCTCCCTCCTGGCCCGCCTGCGCCGACACTGTGTTGCCGCTGGCAACCCCCGTGCGGAAGCCCGCCGCCGCCACTCTCTCAAAATGGTCTTCACCATCATTGTGGCCTTCATGGTGTCTTGGCTTCCCTTCAACATCTTCAAGACCCTCCTAATTGGTTTCAGGCTGTCTGGGGCCGATCTGAGCAATGAGACCCAGTCTGTCCTGAGTCAGGGCCTCACTCTCTCCTGCTGCTTGGCCTTCCTCAACAGCTGCGTGAACCCGGCCATCTACCTGCTCCTGGACCACCACTTCAGACGGCAGGCGGAAAGACTGTTCCTGAGCTGCGTGCGGAAGCGTGGGCTGCACCAGGGCTATGCCTCGTCCACAGATTTCTCCTACAACGGCACCTCAGAGAGCTGTGGCACAACAGCCTCCAGAACTCGTTTACAGTCGTTCGACCAGAAAGTCTGA